One segment of Gopherus evgoodei ecotype Sinaloan lineage chromosome 20, rGopEvg1_v1.p, whole genome shotgun sequence DNA contains the following:
- the POU3F1 gene encoding POU domain, class 3, transcription factor 1, with product MAAAAQYLPRSAPLHPDADRLHQGTTYREVQKMMHHEYLQGLASGSGHPMSLTHHQWLPGAGSGSDWGSGSHLGPAEHGKGSVQGAAREELPGAFHPRSHLVHQQAPGSHPAWAQGSGHHLAPMSPTSSSHQPLLYSQSAYTNLNGMLGPPAPALHHGLRDPLGHEEAAGLHDPQLEASPQHLGHPQEHSDEDAPSSDDLEQFAKQFKQRRIKLGFTQADVGLALGTLYGNVFSQTTICRFEALQLSFKNMCKLKPLLNKWLEETDSSTGSPTNLDKIAAQGRKRKKRTSIEVGVKGALENHFLKCPKPSAHEITSLADSLQLEKEVVRVWFCNRRQKEKRMTPAGVPHPPMEDVYAQAETSPLHHPLQSSVQ from the coding sequence ATGGCCGCCGCAGCTCAGTATCTGCCCCGCAGCGCCCCGCTGCACCCCGACGCCGACCGCCTGCACCAGGGCACCACCTACCGCGAGGTGCAGAAGATGATGCACCACGAGTACCTGCAGGGCCTGGCCAGCGGCTCCGGCCACCCCATGAGCCTCACCCACCACCAGTGGCTGCCCGGCGCCGGCTCCGGCTCCGACTGGGGCAGCGGCTCCCACCTGGGCCCGGCTGAGCACGGCAAGGGCAGCGTGCAGGGGGCGGCCCGGGAGGAGCTGCCCGGCGCCTTCCACCCGCGCtcccacctggtgcaccagcaggCGCCCGGCAGCCATCCGGCCTGGGCGCAGGGCAGCGGGCACCACCTGGCGCCCATGTCCCCCACGTCTAGCAGCCACCAGCCGCTGCTCTACTCCCAGTCCGCCTACACCAACCTGAACGGCATGCTGGGCCCCCCGGCGCCCGCCCTGCACCACGGCCTGCGGGACCCCCTGGGCCACGAGGAGGCGGCCGGGCTGCACGACCCCCAGCTGGAGGCCTCCCCGCAGCACCTGGGCCACCCGCAGGAGCACTCGGACGAGGACGCGCCCAGCTCCGACGACCTGGAGCAGTTCGCCAAGCAGTTCAAGCAGCGGCGGATCAAGCTGGGCTTCACCCAGGCAGACGTGGGCCTGGCGCTGGGCACCCTCTACGGGAACGTCTTCTCGCAGACCACCATCTGCCGCTTCGAGGCGCTGCAGCTCAGCTTCAAGAACATGTGCAAACTCAAGCCCCTGCTCAACAAATGGCTGGAGGAGACCGACTCCAGCACGGGCAGCCCCACCAACCTGGACAAGATCGCGGCGCAGGGCCGCAAGCGCAAGAAGCGCACCTCCATCGAGGTGGGCGTGAAGGGCGCCCTGGAGAACCACTTCCTCAAGTGCCCCAAGCCCTCGGCCCACGAGATCACCTCGCTGGCGGACAGTCTGCAGCTGGAGAAGGAGGTGGTGCGGGTCTGGTTCTGCAACAGGCGGCAGAAGGAGAAGCGCATGACGCCGGCCGGGGTCCCGCACCCGCCCATGGAGGATGTTTACGCGCAGGCGGAGACCTCGCCGCTGCACCACCCGCTGCAGAGCTCCGTGCAGTGA